The following DNA comes from Kiritimatiellales bacterium.
GCACTTCAACCGAACCCGTATCACGGTCGTGCTTCTGATATTCTTTCTTAACTTCCGCTTTAACTGCCTGATCCACGTATAGGCTCCTTCTTACCTCTAACTTTTCTTCCAACGTCTGTATTGAAGCGTCGAAATATACAGATGCGCCTATCCCTTGTAAACCGGAAAAGGTTGATTTTTTAATTTGATAACCTACCGCATAAAAAACCGTTTCAAAATTAAAACGGTTTTTTTGCGAGTAGAATTTTCTATTGAACAACAACTTTGTAAAAGATAACCGGCTCATCATTGTGCTGGTCATCAACAAATGATCCGGTGTTGTATACGGTCGTCAGATGAGTCCATCCGGCAGTCAGGTTGGTCGTAAACCAGATGTTATAGGTGCGCGAAAGTTCATCTGCCGGTGCCGGCCAGCTGATGGTTCTTGAGCCGTCGCTGTTAATTGATGACGTGACATTAAACAGCTGTGGCTGGACACCAGCCAGTGCACTCTGTGACGCCATCAATGCATTGTAACTTATACTTGCACTGTTGGTTGCCGTAAACTGGACATCAAGCAGGGTCTGTTGATCATGATAATTGAAGATTAACGCGGTGTTATTCGTGACCTGATAAGAACCGTTGGCCTTCAGGCTGCGAGCATCTCCATTGATTGTAATGGTCATATTACTTCCCGATGCGATATATCCGCTTCGGGGTGATGCTGTAATCACTTTTACTGCTCCGGACTTCGGGTTGAACGACACCGACTTTGAAAAAATCCGGGTGATATAACCGTCAACCCGATTTTGATAATTCGTCGTATAACGGAAGTTCGGATAGAAGCCGTTGGTTGTAATCACCTGAACCTGTGTATAATTTGTTCCGACGGTCGTCGCAAGGTTGCTGCTCAACGCAGTAGAGACGATGCCTTTATCCGTTTCAATCTGTATTGTCCCCTTATTCCAGTTGGTTCCCAGTTGCTTATAATGGAAATCAATATTTCCTGAACGGTTTAAAACGGCTCTGAAAGAGTTCGAACCGGAGGCATCCGTCCATGTAATATAAAACCGGTTTCTATCACCTAAGCCGCCATTACGTGTCCACGCCTGCACTCCCGATAAAGATGCTTTAAACGGACTTGCTGAATGACGATCTGAAAATACGACAGTTCCATCCGCCCGGACAATTAAACTCGTATACGCAGTTCCTGAGAAAGCGAACGGAAAACCGATATTTATGGGTACAATTCCAAGATCCTGCGGCGCAACAAGGGTCCCCTGAGAGGGGAGCTCCGTCCACGCAAAGTCAGTATTCATCGCTGAATATATCATGGTTCCTTCATCAATGATTGAGAAGTTCAATCCGGAATTGCCGGAATTTGTAACAACGATGTTGGTCGTTGTAATATATCCGGCCGGGCCGCTGAATATTAGGCCTGACGGTATGTCCAGCTGTACGGTTGAGTTGACCACGTTCACAGCAACCGAAAGATCCTGACTATGTTTATTATTCCAGACCACCTTTGCCGGAACAATATATATGCCTACAGGCATATTTGACGCATCAGCAGAAAAAACCACACTTTTATACTGACCGGAGGAGATACCTCCGGATTGAGGTTCGGCCCGGACCCATGTCGATGATGATGGCGTCATTACTATGCAGTCCCGTGATGAGCTCCCGGGAGAATGGGAAATGATTTGATTCCCAATGGCAATTTCGCCCCCCTCCCATGTTCCGAACTGGTAAAGATACATAATGCGTCCATCGTCAAGCAGCCATACCTGAAGTTCTTTTCCTGTCTGATATCCCCAAGAAACAACCAGTCGGTTTGCTCCATCGTACGTATCCTGTACAAAATGGATGGCATCCGTCGGCGAAAGAGATGTGCTTTTCGAATAAGGTTTTAAGCGGATGGAATGCTCACCTTCCATTAATGTGACGCTTCCGGAATCGGAAACGGAAAAGCTGGAATACAGAATGCCGAAAATCCGCATATTAAATCCGATATTTTCCGGAACACTGTGGCTTCCGTTCCATTTAAGCAATGTACTGCCGGTGGATCCGGGAAAGGAGATAAATTCTCTTCTGTCCACCGGTTTATTGGTGACCGTATAGCTGCCGGACGGCCAGTTTGCCTGAACTTCAAAGGCAATCGCGGACATTCCCGCGTTTGAAAGAATAAGAGATTCTGTGCCGGTATCTCCTTGCGGTACTGTAATTATGATACTCTCAGAACCCAGGACACCGCTGCTGCCGCCGGTTGCAGACATAATGCGGACTGTTCCGTTATTAAACAGATTAGACGTATCCAGTGTAACGAACGGCGGAAGATTAACCGGAAGTACTTGCAGCCCCTCATCACTTAAATATCCCCAGTTGCTCAAAACCGTAAAAGAGGCACCGTTAGTTGCAGATGAATTTCCTGCAAAATCCAATACCAGTGTTCCACTGGCCTTCAGAATATTGCTGCCATTTCCCTGTATTGAAGCAGTTGTTGTGTTCACAGCAAGGAGCGTTGATACCGATCCCGTTTGTATAAGATCGCCCTTGAATGTCATCCCGCCTGAAGAAAGGTCCAGCGCGGAGCCTGAATCCATGGAAGCGCTTTTAACTGAACCGGATCCGCTTAACACGGCGCCAGACCGGACGGTAAACTCAGCATCGTCAAAAGCGGCATTCACCTCCAGGGTACCCTCTTTAATCTCAAATTTACTGCTATATGCGGATGCCGCATTTAATGTCATCTTTTTCGCACCGGTTTTTTGAATTCCATGCGTACTCTTAGCTGTTCCATCGCTGAATGCACCGTTGAATTCAATATCATTATTCAGTTTAAATATGACAGGTTTGTCAGATGTTCGCTGAAGTTCAAATTTTGTGGTTACCGGATCCAGCGGTGCATTGAACTCAAACATAACCTGACCTGATAATCCTGATGCATGTCCGATTAAGATACTGTCCATACTGGCAATCGCTTTCGGATGTTCGAATCGTATGGTTCGTTCGTGAGTTACTGTCGAGGCGCGTACATTGCGAAGCCTCCCGATATAACCCGAATTATCACCCCTGAAAATAATCGTCCCGCCGGCATTTGGAAAATCGAGGAAAGAGGTTGCGTTACCGCCGGAGATTTTTCCTTCAAAAATAATGGTGGTGTTGTTAACTTGATTAAATGTTACTCCCCGGTTATTTACTGCCGCTATAGAAATATCGTTACTGACGATTCCGCCAGTGTTAAGATGCCAGCTGTTATTTCTATTGGGTGCTGCGTAAATGGTTCCTTTTCCGTTTCCAAGGGCGGACGGAGTAGCATAGAGCCAGTTCGCGGTATCAAAAACAATATCCCCTGAAAAATCGTTGTTATCCCCCGATAATGCGATTCGATATCCGGATAATGTAAGCTGATTCGTTCCGATAATTCTGCCTGAATGAACAAAGAGTCCTCCGTCAGCGGTCACAGTCAGAGTTCCAAGTGTTGCATCGCCGGACAGAATAATATCATTCACAAGTGCAAACAAAGTATTATTCCAGCTGGGATGAACACCGGCAATAGACATCAGGCTGCTGCCGTTTTCTAACACAACCGGACCTGTTCCCAGCGCTTCATGGTGACCCAGAATAATTTTTCCGGAATTTGTTGTCCCCCCGCTGTAGGCATTGGCATTCGCAAGCGTTAATTCACCGTTGCCGGTTTTCATCAAACTTCCGCTGCCGGTAACATGCCCGGCAACTGTTATCGGAGTTGCGTTCGAAAGAATCATAGCTCCTGTCAGCGTGATATCAGTATTCAGATTAGCCGCTGCAACCAGCATTGCGTTATCTGCAGTCAGCGTTCCGAATCCCAGCGCATATTCATTCGCAACCGAAAGTATTCCGTTGCTGAGAACCGTCCCGCCGGCATAGGAATTGACTCCATCCAGAGCCAGCTCGCCGTCTCCGGTTTTTATTAATGCGGCATTTGTCGTACCTGAAATGTTTCCGGATACTGTCAAAACCCGGGAGGTTGCAACAGCCCAGACCTGAGTTGTTCCAAGTATTGTTTTGGCGTCAAGGGTCAGATTTTCAGTAGCGCCGGACATATCAACCCCGCTGGAGCCGATCGTCAGCGAATAATTCGTATCACTGATTGTCCAGGGGACATTATTGCTGACTAAAGCCATTCCCTTCCAGGAAAGGTTCCCGCCGAGTTTTGTCGTGATGGGTGATGTTACAGTGCTATCCATTACAGCGGTATCTGTTGCATTCGGAACAGCGCCGCTGGTCCAGCTGCTGGCTAAATTGAGATCATCATTGTTATCATCTTTAACCCAGCGTTCGCCCGGTTTGCGGATGAAGACATCCAGTGAAATGGACTCTGTCCAGATGTTTGCTCCGGACTGATTGCTGATGGTTAATGTGTAATTCCCGGCGCCGGCAGAGGCGCTGATGACTACTGTATAATCAATCTGCGTGGATGTTCCCGGCGTCAGGGAATACGGAGCAGGGGAGGGAGAAATGGAAAATATTCCGGGGCCGGACAGCGTGCTGACAATATTCGAAACACTTTTCGATCCATTATTTGTTACCGTAACCGAAATCCGCAGTGTTTCTCCCGGCTCATTCAAATCGGCAAACAGGCCGCCGGAAATTTCTGTTATTGAGGTGGTGTCTATACCGAGGCTGGATCCCACTGCAATATCCAGCGCGGCATCCGGGCTGTTTGTTTCTGCAGAAACTGCCCGTGCCGTAAACTGATACTGTCCGTTCGCTGTGGCGATAATATCATAGGTATTTGTTACAGACTCTTTCCATCCCAGCACAACCGGAGTATTAGTGGATGTGATCACAAAACCGCCGGATGGAGAAACTGTCAGCTCGGAAATAACCGCAGATGCCTGTCCGCCGGAATTTGAGATGACAACAGAAATTTCATTTGGTTCGCCTATATCCATTGCTCCGCCTAACTCATCGCTGATTTGTACAGTCAGGTTCGGCTCCAGCGAATCATCAGCGACTTCTGCCATAATTTCAGCTAAAGACGCGGCGTGGCGGATATTATCTACGGCCGCATAATCTTCTGAGCCGGACGGGCGGAATGATCCGGTAGCATGAAAACAAAGATTCGAAATACTGGTCAAAGCAATATTGTTGGATGTAAACATGGCCGGGGTATTTGTAGTGAGGCCGCTTCCTCCCTCAAAATCATACCACACATTAAGTGTTTTTGTTTCAAGATCAACTTCGGCGATTGCAGTTAAAGTTCCTGTTGTGTCCAAATTGTTTGTGATCGCGGTTAAGGTGCGATTTGATGGTGCAGTACTTTCAAGATTGCCGTCATCATAACCAAGCACGAGACCGGCGGCTTTTGCCCCGCTGTCTCCCGTGAAATATACACCCAGCAGAGTTCCCGAACTGCGGGAAGAATTCGTGAATGAATATTCAAGATCATATCTGAGATAATGTTTACCTGCAGCCGCCGGGGGAATAGCCGCATCAGATATCAGACCATCCCATCCGTTGGTTTCTTCGCCAACGCAAATTAGTGCCCGGTTTGTCACATAGACGGATGGTGAGCCGGTTGCAAATTGCGCCAGCGGTGAACTTGTTCCTGAATTAATTGCTTCTGTAATAAAAATGCCGTCCCGATCCCGCTCAAAGGTCCACTCATTCAGATAGCTGCCTTCTCCATTTCCCGAAACAACCCGTGGCGCGGCAATAATTTCATCCCATGACTCAGCCGCGCGCAACAGTGTTACGCGTGTTTCGGATTCTGCCGGAACAAAATCCCCGGTCGCCTGGAATCGCAACTGGCTGATAGATGTTATATTAATATTGGTTGCCGTTTTGTCGGGAACACTTTCTGTTTTGGTTGTAATGTCGCCATTTATCGTATACCAGACGGACAATGTTTTCGGGCTGGATGTAATGTCTATTCTGGCAATAACGGAGACGGAGCCGGCATCGGCAAGCCCGGTTTCAAGTTCTGTAACGGCTGCCGGCGGAGTGTTGGACGCGCCGACATCATATTGAAGCGCTACACCGGCGATATTAGATCCAGAAGAGTCGGAGAAAGAAAAACCCAATACCGTTCCGGTTTCATTGGTTCCGTTGGGGTTAGAAAAATCATATGTAAAGTCATACCGTAGAAAATAAACAGAAGGAGAGGGGATTATTGCTGAATAAATGGAACCATCCCTCCACATGTCAGTGGATGCGTCATGTAACGTAGAGCGGAGGCCGCCCAGGCCATCCGTTAACATGACATCTGCATTCCCTGTATTTGTAAACGCGGCTCCACCGTATGCCTGCGGAAGAGTCAGTCCTGCCCGGTCGGAATAAAAATCAACTTCCATTGCTGCGGCTGCAGTGAAAAAGTTTATCAGCACTGCTGTTCCAAAAAGAAAGTTCAGTTTTGTTTTCATAAATATCCTCATCCGGGCAGTTAAATCTGGTCGTTTTTAAAAAAAGCGCGAAAACACAATCTATTTTAATAACATTTAAAACAATTACGGAAGGGAGGTTTAGCCCTCCCTTCCAAACAAGCCTTGCCTAATTCAGCGAACTTATTCAAAAGAGCGGGCAGTGTTAATTCGGCCGCTCGGGTTAACTTTCTTTGCAGTAACAAAAATCATCAGATTCTGTTTTACAGCACGCTGACCCTCATTGCGGAACAGGCGTCCAACTCCGGGCAGACTGCCAAGGAACGGAACTTTATCTTTATACGATTCAATTTTTTCATTAATCAATCCGCCCATGCCGATCGTGCTGCCGTCAGCAATTGTAACTTCTGTTTTTATCTCCCGTTTTTTAAATACCGGAAGTTTTGCTATAACTGCATCATGTTCGAATTCGAATCCGACACGGAACTGGTAATAGGTGTAGGCAGAGTTTGCCGGCGCAATGGTATAATTCTGCCAGCCGCGCAGTTCATTAATTTTTGGATTTAAACCGAGCGAAATCTGATCGCCGTCAATTTTCGGCGTAACTTCCAGCTCAACCCCGAGGAGTTTTTCTGCAAAATCTTCATATTTCACATGAACAATATTACCTTCATTGGCGCCTACTTCATAGATTTCCGGGAAATAATGAATTTCGCCGACACGAATTTTGGCTGTTTCGCCGCTTTTAGTAACGACTCGCGGTGCAGACAGAACATCCGTTCCGGAGCTTTGGTCCAGAGCACTGATCAGAACTTCAAGCGGATTGCTTCCATTATTTTCGAGTTTAAGAACGGCCGCTGTTTGACTAAATGTATCTTCAAGACGTGAAGACGACCAAGCCCCCGTTGCAGGGGTGTCGCCGGCGATATCTGCCGGACGGCTGAACGGGAGAGCGGAATTTACGTTTGCACCGCCACGGAGGGCATCAGCGAACAGGCCGTTCCCATCATCAAACCATATATCACTTCCCTCAATTCCCGTGCGTACGATATCTTGGAAATCCCATTGAAAACCGAGAGCTTCCAGCGTGCCTTCCATGACTTCAACGAATTTCGCTTCAATCTCTACCTGATCAACATCCGTGCTGTATTTATTGATATCCAGTGCATCCAGAATTTCTTCCAGAACTGCAAAGTTTTGCCGTGTTGCACGAACAAACAGCTTGGTTGTTTTCGGCTGATAAATTGCAGAAGCGCCTTTTGGGAAGCTGACTTCCGGAAACTTAAATGTAATGTCTGTAGCTTCTGTCACATCACCAAGTTCCATTTTTTGAACAGCATCCGATGAAATAGAGTATGAACGGAGCATCAATCCGGTTTTCCATGCATCATCCACCGCATCCATGGCGGCAATTTCCGTCTTGCGGTGATTACGCTCAAGAATCCGCCGCAGATACATGCGGGCAACAACATTTTCGGGGTCAATTTTTATAATCGCTTCAAATCCTTTTTGAGCGCGTTCAAACTCGCCGCCGACATAGAGGTCGCGGCTGTGGTCGAGCGTTGACTGTACATCAATATCCTGTTCAGCCTGTTCGGCTTCCGGCAGTACAACGGCCGGAGCTGATGAGGCGCGGTTATTATAGGTGTTCAATTCATTCAGAATCGTTTCAAGACTGCTTTCTGACTCCTGAGCCGCTACAGAGCAGGCGATCAAAACGCCCGGAATTAAAAATTTAAAAACATTTCGCATGATTTCCTCCTTAAATTATTTCGTTGCAAGATCAACTGCCCGGCGTCCGTTTACATCAACCTGAGTTGCCGTTACAAAAATCATCAGATTGCGTTTGATACTGCGTTCACCTTCGGAGCGGAAAAGCCGTCCAACCCATGGAATGCTGCCGAGCACTGGAACTTTGTCTTTGAATGTTTCCAGTTTGTCATAAATCAAACCGCCCATACCAACCGTGGAGCCATCTTCAACGGTGACCTGGGTAGACATTTCCCGGATGCGGAAGTAAGGGAGCTGACCATGAAGCGCAGGAACTTGAATCAGTTCCGAGCGGTCCCAGTTGCGCCGCTGATCCTGATAACCATATTGGGCCGATCCCGGCGGAACATTATAGTTTCCATGTGTCAGATAATCATTTACGTCGGTGTTTCTGTTGGAGTTTATCGAGTCGTTCTCCCACACATGGGACATAATACTTGTAAACAGTTCGCCCACAGAGTTCAGTTTATCCTTTGTATAGGTCACAACAGGATACCGCCCGACCATTAAACTGTTAACGAGAGGCTGTCCTTGAATTGGCCACATTGAGGCATTGTCCGGGGATACTTGATAGTTGTCGTATCCCAGTATGTCTAGAATTTTCGGTTTAAGATCAAGATCAATCAGGTTTTCAGCACGCAGCTCCGGGGTAACTTCAAGTTGAACTCCCATGAGCATGGCTTCCCAGCCAGAGTTTTCAACGTAAATGCTGGAGTTGGCAGAGTTGACGCCAAAGCGTTTCGGCAGCATTCGTTCATCACCAACCTGAATGGTTGCTGTACTTCCATCCCGGGTCACAATTTTTGGAGCGGAAAGGACGTCGGCATTGTCAGACTGCTCCAAAGCACGGATTGTACCTGACCACCACAGGGAGCCGCTGGTTTTTGCGATATCGAGAACACCGGCCGGACTTCCTCCCAATGCAGAGCTTCCAGTTCTTAAAGAATCAGACAGTATGCGCTGTCCTCCAGATAAAATTAGGTTTTCAAAAATATGGGCTCCACCTGTACCTGGAACGGGATTACCGTTTGAGTCAAATGCTGGGTTTTTTCCGCCGAAATACCAGCTAAAGCCCAGTTCGTTTAATGTACTCTGATTGATTTCGATGAATTTTGTTTCAATTTCAACCTGTTTGCCCATCAGCTCACGGGTGGCGCTGTGATGTTCCGCCAAGAAATCTTCGATGGTCAGCACATTTTCAAGTGTCTGGCGAACAAAGAGTTTTTTAAACTCCGGACGGTAATAAACCGAAGAACCTTTCGAAAAGTCCATGCCCGGGAATGAGTCGGAAACATCAATGACGTTACCGTCTTTGCCCCGGGTCAACTCATTGCCGACCGCCTCACTGATCGTGTAGGAGCGGAAAAGAATATCCCCGCAGGAGTTCCACGCATTGGCAACTTCTATCATCGCCGGTTTTTCTAGTTTTTCATTCGGCGGTGTTTTCAGTGCCGTCTCAACGGTCTTCACCGTCGCACGAAGATCATCCGTGACGAATTTAACAGCATCGCCGACGAGATTAACCGTATCTTGTGGAATGGATTTGATCTCTCTCACCGCACTTTCAAGGACTACGTCGCTTTCGACCGCATAATCCTGCGCTGTAATGATTGCTTCTGCTGATACACCTTGCAACCCTGCAAAGCACAGCGCCATTATCCCCGCTGCTACCTTTCGCATGCCTCTACTCCTTGGTTTGTGAACCCGACAACTAAAAACGATAAAAGCTGCGATTTTTTTCTCCGCTATACTTTTATTCGTTTTTATCCAACATTCCTAAAAATACGAACCGACGAACCTTATTTCGTATTTTTCCTATTCAGTCAAGTCCGGTACAAAAAGATACTGTTCGCGAAACAGAAACAACCCGTCAAAATGTGCTAACAAAATGCACACTTTATTGCTCCACTTTGCGACCACATACCCAAACATAATACCCACTTGACATGTTCTAATACTAGAAACCGCTCTGTGTTTCGTCAATTAGAGAGTTTAACTTTTTTTCTTTTGATATTAGTCATTATCCAATCCATAGTTACATTTATGTTAAACATGATTTATCCAGAAAATTGTACGGGTTGCGGTATAAATACGAGTGCGCCGTTTCGATATTTCTGTTGGGAGTGTTTAAATGAAACGCCGAAAATAGAAGCGCCGTTCTGCCGCCTTTGCGGTGATCCGGTTTTCGGCCTGGTCCAGCACGATTATGTCTGTTTCAACTGTTCCCGGGAAAAACCGTTTTTTGATGCCGCCCGATCTGCTGTCCGTTACGATGGCGTCATTGCCGGGGCGCTGCGTGATCTAAAGTATCATTCTGCTCTCTGGATGGTGAGCGATTTGGCGCTCCTTATATATATGTGTGTACAGGCGGAGTTTTTTGCACAGAAATTTGATGTCGTTACTGCAGTGCCGCTGCACGCTGCGCGTTATCGCGCGCGCGGTTTTAACCAGTCGGCAGAGCTCGGCAGGGCGCTGGCGCGCCGGATGCAGCTCCCGTTCAGAGCCGGACTGCTGCGCCGGATTCGTTCCACCGGAACTCAAACAGGTTTGACAGCGCCGCAGCGTACCGATAACGTGTGCGGCGCTTTTAAAACAGGAATTCGCGCGCGCGTGAAAGGACGGCGGATTCTGCTGGTGGACGACGTGATGACAACCGGCGCGACGGTAAACGCCTGCGCCAAAGCACTGAAAAGAAACGGCGCGGCGCTGGTCTGTGTGATTACTGTGGCACGCGGGTAAACAAACAAAGGATTTTTATGGCATTATTCGGAAAAAGGAATTACTCGACCGTTCAGATGCACAAACGTGAGGTGCCGGACGGCTTATGGGAAAAATGTCCCGGCTGCTGTGAAATTATCTATGCCAAAGAGCTTGAACAGAGTTTGCAGGTCTGTCCGCGATGCGGATACCATTTCCCGCTCAGCCGGCAGAAGCGTATCGACATGTTTGCAGATGAAGGAACATTTGTTGAATGGGACGCCGCA
Coding sequences within:
- a CDS encoding autotransporter-associated beta strand repeat-containing protein, encoding MKTKLNFLFGTAVLINFFTAAAAMEVDFYSDRAGLTLPQAYGGAAFTNTGNADVMLTDGLGGLRSTLHDASTDMWRDGSIYSAIIPSPSVYFLRYDFTYDFSNPNGTNETGTVLGFSFSDSSGSNIAGVALQYDVGASNTPPAAVTELETGLADAGSVSVIARIDITSSPKTLSVWYTINGDITTKTESVPDKTATNINITSISQLRFQATGDFVPAESETRVTLLRAAESWDEIIAAPRVVSGNGEGSYLNEWTFERDRDGIFITEAINSGTSSPLAQFATGSPSVYVTNRALICVGEETNGWDGLISDAAIPPAAAGKHYLRYDLEYSFTNSSRSSGTLLGVYFTGDSGAKAAGLVLGYDDGNLESTAPSNRTLTAITNNLDTTGTLTAIAEVDLETKTLNVWYDFEGGSGLTTNTPAMFTSNNIALTSISNLCFHATGSFRPSGSEDYAAVDNIRHAASLAEIMAEVADDSLEPNLTVQISDELGGAMDIGEPNEISVVISNSGGQASAVISELTVSPSGGFVITSTNTPVVLGWKESVTNTYDIIATANGQYQFTARAVSAETNSPDAALDIAVGSSLGIDTTSITEISGGLFADLNEPGETLRISVTVTNNGSKSVSNIVSTLSGPGIFSISPSPAPYSLTPGTSTQIDYTVVISASAGAGNYTLTISNQSGANIWTESISLDVFIRKPGERWVKDDNNDDLNLASSWTSGAVPNATDTAVMDSTVTSPITTKLGGNLSWKGMALVSNNVPWTISDTNYSLTIGSSGVDMSGATENLTLDAKTILGTTQVWAVATSRVLTVSGNISGTTNAALIKTGDGELALDGVNSYAGGTVLSNGILSVANEYALGFGTLTADNAMLVAAANLNTDITLTGAMILSNATPITVAGHVTGSGSLMKTGNGELTLANANAYSGGTTNSGKIILGHHEALGTGPVVLENGSSLMSIAGVHPSWNNTLFALVNDIILSGDATLGTLTVTADGGLFVHSGRIIGTNQLTLSGYRIALSGDNNDFSGDIVFDTANWLYATPSALGNGKGTIYAAPNRNNSWHLNTGGIVSNDISIAAVNNRGVTFNQVNNTTIIFEGKISGGNATSFLDFPNAGGTIIFRGDNSGYIGRLRNVRASTVTHERTIRFEHPKAIASMDSILIGHASGLSGQVMFEFNAPLDPVTTKFELQRTSDKPVIFKLNNDIEFNGAFSDGTAKSTHGIQKTGAKKMTLNAASAYSSKFEIKEGTLEVNAAFDDAEFTVRSGAVLSGSGSVKSASMDSGSALDLSSGGMTFKGDLIQTGSVSTLLAVNTTTASIQGNGSNILKASGTLVLDFAGNSSATNGASFTVLSNWGYLSDEGLQVLPVNLPPFVTLDTSNLFNNGTVRIMSATGGSSGVLGSESIIITVPQGDTGTESLILSNAGMSAIAFEVQANWPSGSYTVTNKPVDRREFISFPGSTGSTLLKWNGSHSVPENIGFNMRIFGILYSSFSVSDSGSVTLMEGEHSIRLKPYSKSTSLSPTDAIHFVQDTYDGANRLVVSWGYQTGKELQVWLLDDGRIMYLYQFGTWEGGEIAIGNQIISHSPGSSSRDCIVMTPSSSTWVRAEPQSGGISSGQYKSVVFSADASNMPVGIYIVPAKVVWNNKHSQDLSVAVNVVNSTVQLDIPSGLIFSGPAGYITTTNIVVTNSGNSGLNFSIIDEGTMIYSAMNTDFAWTELPSQGTLVAPQDLGIVPINIGFPFAFSGTAYTSLIVRADGTVVFSDRHSASPFKASLSGVQAWTRNGGLGDRNRFYITWTDASGSNSFRAVLNRSGNIDFHYKQLGTNWNKGTIQIETDKGIVSTALSSNLATTVGTNYTQVQVITTNGFYPNFRYTTNYQNRVDGYITRIFSKSVSFNPKSGAVKVITASPRSGYIASGSNMTITINGDARSLKANGSYQVTNNTALIFNYHDQQTLLDVQFTATNSASISYNALMASQSALAGVQPQLFNVTSSINSDGSRTISWPAPADELSRTYNIWFTTNLTAGWTHLTTVYNTGSFVDDQHNDEPVIFYKVVVQ
- a CDS encoding ComF family protein, with protein sequence MLNMIYPENCTGCGINTSAPFRYFCWECLNETPKIEAPFCRLCGDPVFGLVQHDYVCFNCSREKPFFDAARSAVRYDGVIAGALRDLKYHSALWMVSDLALLIYMCVQAEFFAQKFDVVTAVPLHAARYRARGFNQSAELGRALARRMQLPFRAGLLRRIRSTGTQTGLTAPQRTDNVCGAFKTGIRARVKGRRILLVDDVMTTGATVNACAKALKRNGAALVCVITVARG